From Gemmatimonadota bacterium, one genomic window encodes:
- a CDS encoding DUF481 domain-containing protein, whose translation MPPNTLRRFSIVLGILFGAAASPADAQDAPNLWRSQLEFGFNGSSGNSSFGILRTGGSLTRIQTDVYEFEISALVRYGKSEDRVIADDRRSTIKFDWKPVSDFSPFTYVTASRDRIRKLDLKATGGVGAKWTFFRGAQARSKASFSLAGILDYEDFRLEAGSTEEETQTKLRWSARFKFDHAFASGATFQHVTFWQPQINGFGDYVVEMSNSVSTRLTSTLSLAIQHEYLHDEIPPPGAEPNDQKFSVVLRVSL comes from the coding sequence ATGCCTCCCAACACACTTCGCCGGTTCTCGATTGTATTGGGCATCCTTTTCGGAGCCGCCGCGTCGCCTGCCGACGCCCAGGACGCTCCCAACCTCTGGCGCTCCCAACTCGAGTTCGGCTTCAACGGTTCCTCTGGCAACAGTTCTTTCGGGATTCTTCGCACAGGAGGATCATTAACCCGAATCCAGACAGACGTTTACGAGTTCGAGATCTCCGCCTTGGTGCGCTACGGGAAGAGCGAGGACCGCGTGATCGCGGACGACCGTCGAAGTACCATCAAGTTCGACTGGAAGCCCGTTTCGGACTTCTCGCCCTTCACCTACGTAACGGCGAGTCGAGACCGGATTCGGAAGCTCGACTTAAAGGCCACCGGCGGTGTCGGCGCGAAGTGGACCTTCTTCCGCGGCGCGCAAGCCAGGAGCAAGGCGTCGTTCAGCCTTGCCGGCATCCTCGACTACGAGGACTTCCGACTCGAAGCCGGCTCGACGGAAGAGGAGACGCAGACCAAGCTGCGCTGGAGCGCCCGGTTCAAGTTCGATCACGCGTTCGCGTCCGGCGCGACCTTCCAGCACGTCACGTTCTGGCAACCGCAGATCAACGGGTTCGGAGACTACGTCGTCGAGATGAGCAACTCCGTCTCGACGCGTCTCACGTCGACTCTGTCGCTAGCAATCCAGCACGAGTATCTGCACGACGAGATTCCCCCACCCGGGGCCGAGCCCAACGACCAGAAATTCTCCGTCGTGCTCCGAGTGAGCCTTTGA
- a CDS encoding metal-sensing transcriptional repressor: protein MSDERQVDILRRLKSVEGHVRGVERMVEEGVYCIDVVNQVLAIQRALKKVSGLLLDHHLHHCVTRAIQGTDDAEKEQVLGELIQVFEATGKA from the coding sequence ATGAGCGATGAGAGACAGGTCGACATCCTACGGCGGCTCAAGAGCGTCGAGGGCCACGTGAGAGGTGTCGAGCGCATGGTCGAGGAGGGCGTGTACTGCATTGATGTCGTGAATCAAGTACTCGCCATCCAGCGGGCTCTGAAGAAGGTCAGCGGCCTCCTACTCGACCATCATCTCCATCACTGCGTGACGAGGGCGATCCAGGGTACAGACGACGCGGAAAAGGAGCAGGTACTCGGTGAGCTGATTCAAGTGTTCGAGGCGACCGGCAAGGCGTGA
- a CDS encoding heavy-metal-associated domain-containing protein — translation MTSKTVNVPNISCGHCVTTIEREVSEMDGVSDVKAEQTSRNVTITWDPETTDWVVIEDLMTEIDYPPLA, via the coding sequence ATGACTAGCAAGACCGTGAACGTGCCCAACATCAGCTGTGGGCACTGCGTGACGACCATCGAGCGCGAGGTCTCGGAAATGGATGGCGTCTCCGACGTGAAGGCCGAGCAGACCTCGAGGAACGTGACGATCACGTGGGACCCGGAGACGACGGACTGGGTCGTGATCGAAGATCTGATGACAGAGATCGACTACCCTCCCCTCGCCTAG
- a CDS encoding MFS transporter, with protein sequence MVGVERSVLPLLAAAEFGLTSATAAISFLIAFGLAKAVANFLAGDLAGQIGRRRILLAAWGFGIPVPLLLMWAPSWGWIVFANLLLGMNQGLAWSTTQIMTIDLVGPRRRGLAMGLNECAGYLAVAAAALGAGYLADAYGPRPAPYLIALGAALLGLAVTFFGVRDTEHYVELEREIVKTNAARGAPELASGWAAGIGHGSRTHKPLFAANQAGLLTNLKEGVAWGLLPVFFARQGLDLRQIAWLAALYPAVWGLTQLGTGTLSDLIGRRPLIVGGLLLQAVALVGFASLSGFIPWAASAVALGIGTAAVYPTLIAQVGDLVSPQTRASAIGRYRLWRDLGYAVGALFAGLLTDLLDFRTTILIIALLLVGSAWIARVFLPAHRRLALGAYRPASRARAP encoded by the coding sequence GTGGTTGGCGTCGAACGGTCCGTCCTTCCGCTTCTCGCCGCGGCAGAATTCGGGCTCACGTCCGCGACCGCTGCGATCAGCTTTCTGATCGCTTTTGGCCTTGCCAAGGCCGTGGCGAACTTTCTCGCGGGCGATCTTGCAGGGCAGATCGGACGCAGGCGCATACTACTGGCCGCCTGGGGATTTGGTATTCCGGTGCCGCTCCTTCTCATGTGGGCGCCATCGTGGGGTTGGATTGTGTTCGCCAACCTGCTACTCGGCATGAACCAGGGACTCGCATGGTCGACCACACAGATCATGACAATCGATCTCGTGGGACCGAGGCGGCGCGGGTTGGCGATGGGCTTGAACGAATGTGCTGGGTACCTGGCGGTTGCCGCTGCGGCCCTCGGGGCCGGGTATCTCGCGGACGCGTACGGGCCGCGACCCGCTCCATATCTGATCGCCCTGGGCGCGGCGCTGCTCGGGTTGGCGGTGACGTTCTTCGGGGTTCGCGATACCGAACACTACGTCGAGCTCGAAAGAGAGATCGTGAAAACGAACGCGGCGCGCGGGGCGCCTGAACTCGCGTCCGGTTGGGCAGCGGGAATAGGGCACGGAAGCCGGACCCACAAACCCCTCTTCGCCGCTAACCAAGCGGGGTTGCTCACCAACCTCAAAGAGGGCGTGGCTTGGGGACTCCTACCTGTCTTTTTTGCCCGGCAGGGACTCGATTTGAGACAGATCGCATGGCTGGCCGCGCTATACCCGGCGGTTTGGGGGCTCACGCAACTCGGCACGGGCACGCTGTCAGACTTGATCGGACGCCGCCCCCTGATCGTGGGAGGGCTGCTGCTTCAAGCAGTGGCGCTGGTCGGGTTCGCGAGCCTGAGTGGATTCATCCCCTGGGCGGCTTCGGCTGTCGCGCTGGGTATTGGCACGGCCGCGGTCTACCCGACCCTCATTGCTCAGGTGGGTGACCTCGTCAGCCCGCAGACGCGGGCGAGCGCCATCGGCCGCTACCGCCTGTGGCGTGACCTTGGATACGCCGTTGGCGCGTTGTTCGCTGGACTGCTGACGGATCTTCTGGACTTTCGCACCACGATATTGATCATAGCGCTCCTACTGGTCGGCTCAGCCTGGATAGCCCGCGTCTTCCTTCCGGCCCACAGGCGGCTCGCGTTAGGTGCCTATCGACCGGCATCGCGAGCGCGGGCGCCATGA
- a CDS encoding L-lactate permease — protein sequence MSSGLQAALALFPIALGGVLLVGFRVPAKKAMPAAYVAAVAVALWAWQMVPSRVIAASIQGLFLSFDLLFIIFGAILLLHTLERSGGVGAIRRSFHGISDDRRVQVVIVAWLFGSFIEGAAGFGTPAAVAAPLLVALGFPAATAVMLGMMVQSTAVTFGAVGTPILVGVQGGLGGEAFSADLAAVGMTMTDFLRAVTAKSVLLHATAGVLMPTWMVVMMTRFFGKNKSWSEGLSILPFTLLGGLAFTVPYVLFGTFLGPEFPSLLGAPVGLAIVVTIARKGWLLPQDTWDFPDRASWEDEWVSGLEEELADVPEGENIPAVVAWAPYAILGGLLVLTRLPALPIGEWLRAVDVEWANILGSGITATTTPLYLPGFVLLVVVAITALLHRMKGSDVVDAVRSSSKVLLGAGIVLVFTVPMVRVYINSDVNGADMLSMPLAMADWVAGNVGQVWPFFAGFTGALGAFIAGSNTVSNLMFSAFQYGVAERLAMSTVMIVSLQAVGAAAGNMIAIHNVVAASATVGLLGKEGATLRKTVLPTIYYLLVVGVLGLIAVHWLGVSDPLMGSG from the coding sequence GTGAGCTCCGGCCTTCAGGCGGCACTCGCGCTCTTTCCGATCGCCCTGGGTGGGGTCCTGCTCGTCGGATTCCGCGTGCCCGCCAAGAAGGCCATGCCCGCCGCGTATGTCGCTGCGGTGGCCGTAGCGCTTTGGGCGTGGCAGATGGTGCCGTCGCGGGTCATCGCGGCGTCGATCCAAGGCCTCTTCCTGAGCTTCGACCTGCTCTTCATCATCTTCGGCGCCATCCTGCTGCTGCACACCCTCGAGCGATCCGGGGGCGTCGGCGCAATCCGCCGAAGCTTCCACGGCATAAGCGACGACCGGCGGGTCCAGGTCGTGATCGTTGCGTGGCTCTTCGGCTCGTTCATCGAGGGCGCGGCCGGCTTCGGCACCCCGGCAGCGGTGGCGGCTCCCCTGCTCGTCGCACTCGGCTTCCCAGCGGCCACAGCCGTGATGCTCGGCATGATGGTGCAGAGCACGGCGGTCACGTTCGGCGCCGTCGGCACTCCGATCCTGGTAGGCGTGCAAGGCGGTCTGGGCGGGGAGGCGTTCTCTGCCGACCTAGCCGCGGTCGGCATGACCATGACCGACTTTCTCAGGGCCGTCACGGCAAAATCGGTGTTGTTGCACGCGACGGCGGGAGTGCTCATGCCGACCTGGATGGTCGTCATGATGACGCGCTTCTTCGGCAAGAACAAATCGTGGTCCGAAGGCCTGTCGATTCTGCCTTTCACGCTGCTGGGAGGGCTCGCGTTCACGGTGCCCTACGTGCTCTTCGGCACCTTCTTGGGACCCGAGTTTCCCTCTCTGCTCGGGGCGCCGGTCGGCCTGGCGATCGTGGTGACCATCGCCCGCAAGGGTTGGTTGTTGCCGCAGGACACATGGGACTTCCCCGACCGAGCGTCCTGGGAAGACGAGTGGGTCAGCGGCCTCGAAGAGGAGCTCGCCGACGTGCCTGAGGGCGAGAACATCCCCGCGGTCGTGGCGTGGGCGCCCTATGCGATCCTCGGGGGGCTGCTCGTGCTGACCCGACTGCCTGCGTTGCCCATAGGTGAGTGGCTACGCGCGGTCGACGTCGAGTGGGCGAATATCCTCGGGTCGGGCATCACCGCGACCACGACTCCGCTGTATCTGCCTGGCTTCGTTCTGCTCGTCGTCGTGGCAATCACCGCGCTGCTGCACAGGATGAAGGGTAGCGACGTCGTCGACGCGGTGCGCTCGTCGAGCAAGGTGCTTCTGGGCGCGGGCATCGTGCTCGTGTTCACGGTTCCGATGGTCCGGGTCTACATCAATTCCGACGTGAACGGTGCCGACATGCTCTCGATGCCGCTCGCCATGGCGGATTGGGTCGCGGGCAACGTGGGTCAAGTCTGGCCATTCTTCGCCGGTTTCACCGGAGCGCTCGGCGCCTTCATCGCCGGCTCGAATACCGTCAGCAACCTGATGTTCTCCGCTTTCCAGTACGGCGTGGCGGAGCGTCTGGCGATGTCGACCGTGATGATCGTTTCGTTGCAGGCCGTCGGCGCAGCAGCGGGCAACATGATCGCGATCCACAACGTCGTGGCGGCCTCGGCGACCGTTGGCCTACTAGGAAAGGAAGGAGCGACGCTCCGCAAGACCGTGCTGCCCACCATCTACTATTTGCTGGTGGTCGGCGTCCTGGGGCTCATCGCCGTACACTGGCTCGGCGTGAGCGACCCCTTGATGGGGTCTGGCTGA
- the pdxH gene encoding pyridoxamine 5'-phosphate oxidase, whose amino-acid sequence MSLKSSIKTVLTLGKGVASGLPEAASDMDPIELFGQWFHAAEESGILLPESVALATATKDGRPSVRMVLLKDVDERGFVFYTNYGSPKATELDANPYAALCFHWAVLHRQARVAGTVERVSEEENADYFASRPKRTRLGAWASKQSEPLSGREELETRFREVQERFPGDDVPLPSFWGGYRLNPDRIEFWQGRADRLHDRLVFTRSEGGWDTARLYP is encoded by the coding sequence ATGTCACTCAAATCGTCGATCAAGACCGTTCTGACGCTCGGGAAAGGCGTCGCGAGCGGCCTTCCGGAAGCCGCTTCGGACATGGACCCGATCGAGCTGTTCGGTCAGTGGTTTCATGCCGCTGAGGAGTCCGGCATCCTGCTACCGGAATCGGTCGCGCTCGCCACGGCGACGAAGGACGGCAGGCCCTCTGTGCGCATGGTCTTGCTCAAGGACGTGGACGAGCGCGGGTTCGTATTCTACACCAACTACGGCAGCCCGAAGGCCACCGAGTTGGACGCCAACCCTTACGCCGCGCTGTGCTTCCACTGGGCCGTCCTGCACCGCCAGGCACGAGTGGCGGGGACCGTGGAACGTGTCTCTGAAGAAGAGAACGCCGACTACTTCGCTTCCCGTCCGAAACGGACTCGCCTCGGCGCGTGGGCGTCGAAGCAGAGTGAGCCCCTGAGTGGGCGCGAGGAGCTGGAGACGCGCTTCCGCGAGGTCCAGGAGAGGTTCCCTGGAGACGACGTCCCGCTGCCGTCGTTCTGGGGAGGATACCGGCTAAACCCGGACCGGATCGAATTCTGGCAGGGGCGCGCCGACCGCTTGCACGACCGCCTCGTGTTCACGCGGTCTGAGGGCGGTTGGGACACGGCGCGGCTCTACCCATGA
- a CDS encoding CDGSH iron-sulfur domain-containing protein, translating to MPDGTNEQKIRVLTGGPYRVEGGVPLIDHEGTGIEAPAAYSLCRCGGSKNKPFCDGTHNSNNFNGQEFASKDTAADRAESYVGESVTIHDDRSRCSHAGLCGDNLSEVFRSGVEPWIDVNGAQAEEIIRVVSACPSGALSYSLTDSAEPVESPQGPSVTVARDAPYIVRAVLVVAGDGEEYDFRERQTLCRCGGSRNKPFCDGSHWYMGFKHEMGYDKSFSPSDSAGG from the coding sequence ATGCCTGACGGGACGAACGAGCAGAAAATTAGGGTGCTGACCGGCGGTCCGTACCGGGTGGAAGGAGGGGTGCCCCTCATTGATCACGAGGGCACCGGGATCGAGGCACCCGCGGCCTACTCCCTCTGCCGCTGTGGGGGATCGAAAAACAAGCCGTTTTGTGATGGGACCCACAATAGCAACAACTTCAACGGTCAGGAATTTGCCAGCAAAGACACCGCGGCGGACCGGGCGGAGAGCTACGTGGGCGAGAGCGTCACGATTCACGACGACCGCAGCCGCTGCTCTCACGCCGGCCTGTGCGGGGACAATCTGAGCGAAGTGTTCAGGTCCGGCGTAGAGCCGTGGATCGATGTAAACGGTGCGCAGGCGGAGGAGATCATCCGTGTGGTGAGCGCGTGTCCGTCAGGCGCTCTGAGCTACTCGCTGACGGACTCCGCCGAGCCCGTGGAGAGCCCTCAGGGGCCCAGTGTCACTGTGGCGAGGGACGCGCCCTACATCGTACGCGCTGTGTTGGTGGTGGCGGGCGATGGCGAGGAGTACGATTTCCGTGAGCGCCAGACTCTTTGCCGCTGCGGCGGATCCCGCAATAAACCGTTCTGCGACGGGTCGCACTGGTACATGGGATTCAAGCACGAGATGGGGTACGACAAGAGCTTTTCACCGAGCGACTCGGCTGGCGGCTGA
- a CDS encoding amidohydrolase: MVSFPHPRNLFLLAALTISVAACDSGPAPEAADLVLLDGKIVTVDEAMPEVQALAARDGRIVAIGSDAEMDDYIGDDTEVIELDGKLAIPGFIEGHGHYMGVGRSTLQLNLMEVANWDEVVAIVEAAVAEAVPGEVITGRGWHQEKWDRRPEPNVDGLPFHTSLSAVSPDNPVILTHASGHATYANAKAMELSGIDRNTADPDGGEIVRDAGGNAIGAFRETASELLGPARRGGAAPDARRVALLAQEEAFSKGITSFQDAGSGFGTIDLWKGMVDDGSLKIRLWVMIRAGNQSLGENLAAYRMVGYGERLTVRAIKKSIDGALGSHGAWLLEPYDDLPTSTGLNTTTPENIRETARLAMQHGYQLNVHAIGDRGNRETLDIFEEAYAAQGDGDYRWRVEHAQHLHPDDIPRFGALGVIASMQGVHATSDGPWVESRLGSQRTREGAYVWQKLMESGALIVNGTDAPVEDVDPIASYYATVSRKMNNGGVFFADQRMSRLEALESYTINAAYGAFEEDIKGSLTLGKFADITVLSQDVMTIDEDAIPNTEIVYTIVGGEVVYRGGGE; encoded by the coding sequence ATGGTATCATTTCCGCACCCCCGCAACCTATTCCTTCTCGCGGCGCTGACGATCTCGGTCGCTGCGTGCGACTCGGGTCCGGCCCCCGAGGCCGCCGATCTCGTGCTGCTCGATGGCAAGATCGTCACCGTGGACGAGGCGATGCCCGAAGTCCAGGCGCTGGCCGCGCGCGACGGGCGGATCGTGGCGATCGGATCCGATGCCGAGATGGACGACTACATCGGTGACGACACCGAGGTTATCGAGCTCGATGGCAAACTCGCGATTCCAGGATTCATCGAGGGCCACGGTCACTACATGGGTGTCGGGCGCTCGACGCTGCAGCTCAATCTCATGGAAGTCGCCAATTGGGATGAAGTTGTCGCGATCGTGGAAGCGGCGGTCGCCGAGGCCGTGCCCGGGGAGGTGATCACGGGCCGTGGATGGCACCAGGAGAAGTGGGACCGGAGGCCCGAGCCGAACGTCGACGGCCTCCCGTTCCATACATCGCTGAGCGCCGTGTCGCCGGACAACCCCGTGATCCTCACGCACGCCAGCGGCCACGCGACGTACGCCAACGCCAAGGCGATGGAGCTGTCCGGGATCGATCGGAACACCGCGGACCCGGACGGTGGAGAGATCGTCCGTGATGCCGGTGGCAACGCTATTGGCGCGTTCCGGGAGACCGCGTCGGAGCTGCTCGGACCGGCCCGCCGCGGAGGCGCCGCGCCGGACGCGCGCCGCGTGGCCCTTCTCGCGCAGGAAGAGGCGTTCTCCAAAGGGATCACGTCCTTCCAGGACGCCGGCTCCGGCTTTGGAACCATCGATCTTTGGAAGGGGATGGTGGATGACGGTAGTCTGAAGATCCGCCTCTGGGTGATGATTCGGGCCGGGAACCAGTCCTTAGGCGAGAATCTCGCTGCGTATCGCATGGTCGGGTACGGAGAACGCCTCACCGTGCGCGCGATCAAGAAGTCGATCGACGGCGCGCTCGGTTCGCACGGCGCGTGGCTGCTCGAGCCGTACGACGATTTGCCGACGAGCACCGGACTCAATACGACCACGCCGGAGAACATCAGAGAGACCGCCCGCCTGGCGATGCAGCACGGGTATCAGCTCAACGTGCACGCGATCGGGGATCGGGGGAACCGTGAGACGCTCGACATCTTCGAGGAGGCGTATGCCGCCCAGGGCGACGGCGACTATCGCTGGCGCGTAGAGCACGCTCAGCACTTGCACCCCGACGACATCCCGCGCTTCGGTGCCCTCGGAGTGATCGCATCGATGCAGGGGGTGCACGCGACATCAGACGGGCCCTGGGTCGAGTCAAGGCTCGGAAGCCAGCGCACGCGGGAGGGTGCGTACGTCTGGCAGAAGCTCATGGAGAGCGGTGCGCTCATCGTGAACGGCACCGACGCGCCGGTCGAAGACGTGGACCCGATCGCGAGCTACTACGCCACTGTTTCCCGGAAGATGAACAACGGGGGTGTCTTCTTCGCGGACCAGCGCATGAGCCGCCTCGAAGCTCTGGAGTCCTATACGATCAACGCGGCGTACGGAGCGTTCGAGGAGGACATCAAGGGTTCGCTCACCCTGGGCAAGTTCGCCGATATCACCGTTCTGTCGCAGGATGTAATGACAATCGATGAGGACGCGATCCCGAACACCGAAATAGTGTATACCATCGTAGGTGGAGAGGTGGTCTATCGAGGGGGGGGAGAGTAA
- a CDS encoding cupin domain-containing protein: MRAIAQSSRPPSPADPSNFVLPAQMQRLLGPDDDLPVRLYRVTFDEGARTHWHTHDDVQLLFGLSGRCVVANRDGDEALLKPGDVVAIDPGEEHWHGAAPGTDGEHLAINVGQSTTWLGL; the protein is encoded by the coding sequence ATGAGAGCGATCGCTCAGAGTAGCCGGCCCCCGAGCCCCGCGGACCCCTCGAACTTCGTGCTGCCGGCCCAGATGCAGCGTTTGCTCGGCCCGGACGACGATCTTCCGGTACGTCTCTACCGGGTCACGTTCGACGAAGGCGCGCGAACCCACTGGCACACGCACGACGACGTTCAGCTACTCTTCGGCCTGAGCGGTCGATGCGTCGTCGCGAACCGCGACGGAGACGAGGCACTGCTCAAGCCCGGAGACGTCGTCGCCATCGATCCCGGTGAGGAGCACTGGCACGGTGCCGCCCCGGGCACCGACGGCGAACACCTCGCCATCAACGTGGGTCAGTCAACGACCTGGCTCGGCCTTTAG
- a CDS encoding copper-translocating P-type ATPase, which produces MTPEAVKEREVVLPITGMTCANCAATVERALRKTEGVTEVSVNYATERATVHVDSSTLGVDELAAAVERVGYGVVQADESDLDDAEAEARYAELRKQTRMFWTGVVFAGPLFALSMARDFSWLGAWAHATWVNWLMFALAAPVQFYVGWDYYVGSWKSLRNGSANMDVLVALGSSVAFAYSVVVAFALSVGSVGFGEHVYFETAALIITLIKLGKLLEVRAKGETGEAIRELMSLRPDTARVVRGDEERDIPLDQVEVGDVVVVRPGERVPVDGVLLDGRSSVDESMLTGESMPVDKEPGDEVIGATMNRSGSFRFRATKVGAETALAQVIRLVREAQGSKAPIQRLADQVAGIFVPVVIALALATFLLWWLVVGAGFTDALIRLVAVLVIACPCALGLATPTAVMVGTGRGARLGILFRSSEALERAKQVSVVVLDKTGTITRGEPVVRDVAAVDGDEARLLRLAASAEMRSEHPLAEAVLVEARRRDLTLSEPERFEALAGRGVTASVDGAGILVGTRSFLEEHGVETSSLADAAARIESDAQTPLWIATDERVLGLIAVADSVKEGSRDAVRELQDAGLRVVMLTGDRKATARAIAEEVGITDVRAELLPEHKVGAIRELQENAVVAMVGDGINDAPALAQADVGIAIGTGTDVAMETADVILMRGDLRSVPVAFALSRATMRTIEQNLFWAFFYNVILIPVAAGALYSLAFLPMMLRALHPILAAFAMAFSSVSVVMNSLRLRRARL; this is translated from the coding sequence ATGACGCCTGAAGCCGTGAAGGAGCGTGAGGTCGTCCTGCCCATCACGGGCATGACCTGCGCGAACTGTGCGGCGACCGTAGAGCGCGCGCTGCGAAAGACCGAAGGGGTGACGGAGGTATCGGTCAACTACGCGACCGAGCGGGCAACTGTGCACGTTGACTCGTCGACGCTCGGTGTGGACGAGCTGGCAGCAGCCGTCGAGCGCGTCGGCTACGGCGTGGTTCAGGCTGACGAGTCGGATCTCGACGACGCGGAGGCCGAGGCCCGGTACGCCGAACTGCGCAAGCAGACACGCATGTTTTGGACCGGAGTTGTGTTCGCCGGCCCCCTCTTCGCACTCAGCATGGCCCGGGACTTCTCGTGGCTCGGCGCCTGGGCGCACGCGACGTGGGTGAACTGGCTCATGTTCGCCCTCGCGGCGCCGGTGCAGTTCTACGTGGGCTGGGACTATTACGTCGGAAGCTGGAAATCGCTACGGAACGGATCGGCGAACATGGACGTGCTGGTCGCTCTGGGCTCGTCCGTCGCGTTCGCCTACTCCGTTGTCGTGGCATTCGCGCTCAGCGTCGGAAGCGTCGGCTTCGGCGAGCACGTCTACTTCGAGACCGCCGCGCTCATCATCACGCTCATCAAGCTCGGCAAGCTGCTCGAGGTCCGCGCAAAGGGAGAGACGGGCGAGGCGATACGAGAGCTCATGAGTCTTCGGCCCGACACGGCACGCGTCGTCCGGGGCGACGAAGAGCGGGACATCCCGCTGGACCAGGTCGAAGTGGGTGACGTCGTGGTGGTCCGGCCCGGAGAGCGGGTACCGGTGGACGGTGTGCTGCTCGACGGGCGGTCGTCCGTGGATGAGAGCATGCTCACCGGAGAGAGCATGCCCGTCGACAAGGAGCCGGGGGACGAGGTGATCGGGGCGACCATGAACCGTTCGGGGTCGTTTCGCTTCCGCGCGACGAAGGTCGGGGCCGAGACCGCGCTCGCTCAGGTGATCCGCCTGGTGCGCGAGGCTCAGGGTAGCAAGGCGCCAATCCAGAGACTCGCGGACCAGGTTGCGGGCATCTTCGTGCCCGTGGTGATCGCGCTAGCGTTAGCCACCTTCTTGCTATGGTGGTTGGTCGTAGGAGCCGGCTTTACGGATGCGTTGATCCGCCTCGTGGCGGTGCTCGTGATCGCGTGCCCCTGTGCGCTCGGGCTCGCCACGCCGACAGCGGTGATGGTCGGGACGGGGCGCGGCGCCCGACTGGGCATCCTCTTTAGGAGCTCGGAAGCGCTCGAGCGAGCCAAGCAGGTGAGTGTTGTCGTGCTCGACAAGACCGGCACGATCACTCGTGGCGAGCCGGTCGTGCGCGACGTTGCTGCGGTCGATGGCGACGAGGCGAGACTATTGCGCCTTGCCGCCTCCGCGGAGATGAGAAGCGAACACCCTCTGGCGGAGGCCGTCCTCGTCGAGGCGAGGCGTCGGGATCTGACGCTCTCGGAGCCTGAGCGGTTCGAGGCGCTGGCGGGCCGAGGTGTGACGGCATCGGTCGATGGCGCTGGTATCCTGGTCGGGACCCGATCCTTCCTGGAGGAGCACGGCGTCGAGACGTCCTCCTTGGCCGACGCGGCGGCGCGCATCGAGTCCGACGCGCAAACGCCGCTCTGGATCGCCACGGACGAGAGAGTGCTCGGCCTGATCGCGGTCGCCGACTCCGTCAAAGAGGGCTCCAGGGACGCAGTGCGCGAGCTCCAGGATGCCGGCCTCCGTGTGGTGATGTTGACCGGAGACCGGAAGGCGACGGCTCGAGCCATCGCCGAAGAGGTCGGAATCACCGACGTGCGCGCCGAGCTCCTTCCAGAGCACAAAGTCGGGGCGATCCGGGAGCTGCAGGAGAACGCCGTGGTGGCGATGGTCGGTGACGGCATCAATGACGCGCCGGCGCTCGCGCAGGCCGACGTGGGAATCGCGATCGGGACGGGCACCGACGTCGCGATGGAAACCGCGGACGTCATCCTCATGCGAGGGGACCTGAGGTCCGTACCGGTGGCCTTCGCGCTGAGCCGGGCGACGATGCGTACGATCGAACAGAATCTGTTTTGGGCGTTCTTCTACAACGTGATCCTGATCCCGGTGGCGGCCGGGGCACTCTACTCGCTGGCGTTCCTGCCGATGATGCTACGAGCCCTCCACCCGATTCTGGCGGCGTTCGCGATGGCGTTCAGTTCGGTCAGCGTCGTCATGAACAGTCTGCGGCTGCGCCGGGCACGACTTTAG
- a CDS encoding DUF2461 domain-containing protein: MTVAGRQYFTRNTFQFLSELADNNDREWFAENKHRYDADVKDASLGFIEDFAAHLEKLSPHFMATPRSLFRIYRDVRFSKDKSPYKTHAGIHFRHEQSKNAHAPGYYLHLEPGSIFAGMGIWHPESKALRAIREHIVAEPAAWKRASRGKKFRDTVELEGDRLSRPPNGFDPEHPLIEDLKWKDFIGVKRLSRSFATSADLPKELAKVFKTATPFMRFLCGALGVPF; the protein is encoded by the coding sequence ATCACGGTGGCCGGTAGGCAGTACTTCACGCGAAACACTTTCCAGTTCTTGTCGGAGCTGGCGGACAACAACGACCGCGAGTGGTTCGCCGAGAACAAACATCGATACGACGCCGACGTCAAAGACGCCTCGCTCGGTTTCATCGAGGACTTCGCCGCCCACCTGGAGAAGCTCAGTCCGCACTTCATGGCGACGCCCCGCTCGCTCTTCCGCATCTACCGGGACGTGAGGTTTTCGAAAGACAAGAGCCCCTACAAGACGCACGCCGGTATCCACTTCCGGCACGAGCAGAGCAAGAACGCACACGCCCCCGGGTACTACCTGCACCTCGAGCCCGGCTCCATCTTCGCGGGCATGGGGATCTGGCACCCCGAGTCGAAGGCGCTGCGCGCGATCCGCGAGCACATCGTCGCAGAGCCCGCAGCGTGGAAGAGGGCCTCGCGCGGCAAGAAATTCAGGGATACCGTGGAGCTCGAAGGGGATCGGTTGAGTCGCCCTCCCAATGGTTTCGACCCCGAGCATCCGCTCATCGAGGATCTGAAATGGAAGGACTTCATCGGTGTGAAGCGCCTGTCGCGATCGTTCGCAACGAGCGCCGATCTGCCGAAGGAACTCGCCAAGGTATTCAAGACCGCTACGCCCTTCATGCGTTTCCTGTGCGGCGCACTCGGAGTGCCCTTCTAG